In the Mastacembelus armatus chromosome 17, fMasArm1.2, whole genome shotgun sequence genome, one interval contains:
- the per2 gene encoding period circadian protein homolog 2 isoform X4 has product MSEYSDSKSYHFPVLEDQDGALGGRASTSSSSMPRGALGCSSMAQLHRMGAYSQGGPDLGLPSEGSDSSGHDPTPHNHRKNARSRSLPEEDVEMKSSGSSGSGNESHGNDSHGNESHGHESVGSSNGNSKDSALLESSESNKSSKSHSPSPPSSSNAFSLLSSEQDNPSTSGCSSQESAKAKTQKEVIKTLKELKLHLPAEKRHNNKSTTLNTLKYALRCVKQVEANEEYYQLLRINDSQPSGLDVSSYTIEEIDNITSEYTLKNNDIFAVAVSLITGRIVYISDQAASILNCKRDVFNNAKFVEFLTPQDVSVFYSFTTPYRLPSWSMCTGTESSPPDCMQEKSFFCRISGGKECEGDLQYYPFRMTPYLMKVQDTVHAEDQFCCLLLAERVHSGYDAPRIPTDKRVFTTTHTPSCVFQDVDERAVPLLGYLPQDLIGTPVLLHLHPNDRPIMLAIHRKILQYAGQPFDHSSIRFCARNGEYIILDTSWSSFVNPWSRKVSFVIGRHKVRMGPVNEDVFVAPVSPVREMKTMDSDIQEITEQIHRLLLQPVHNSGSSGYSSLNSNDHLLGMTSSNESLNNSSVSRMQQEEEEVNSKARPRTFQEICKGIHLQKSQEQQTTKPDNKKSNGTESVQKSPVVVRPKDSAAPFSWRETGPAMEESRASIQEELALNDQTVYSYQQISCLDSVIRYLESCNVPITMKRKCQSFSNTTSSNSDEDKQRGSNSMEVSEEPALLKDQTGLSTLDDQKKKSSDTTTAVVGTSLPLPVPNKPESVVSITSQCSYSSTIVHVGDKKPQPESEIIEDAAGGGETAESSQNPGAPSCAVSPPSQERESYKKLGLTKQVLAAHTQKEEQAFLCRFKELRGLAELKANCSQHLARQKEQITSDAVPVARKQGGPGAEPVTRRGTRNKKIKSKRAKQIASSDSTVSHHRQQQPRPPLLNHGLNPTSWSPSDTSQSAFPVTYPTIMPGYPLQIYPRGNSIAPNTDATLTNFGDNQAAHSPACPPSIHATPYTTPMVTPVVALVLPNYMYPPMALGPQPPQPVYQAETGGFPTQAQPFGPAVFPGQSTFTALPSFSVQNHFNSQNHFASQTGYLTPSFCFPSSSETPKPPMEGQSRSSTPQSGGAGGQASPPLFHSRCSSPLNLLELELSVDRQDSTTLSVGGQGNNTAERERGASGNQAKERELKQACSGGDGNNSDANSSSSDMLDIILHEDSYSGTGSATSGSMGSGSNGCTTSASGTSNSGTSKSRTSASDASASGTFGSGTGSNNSSKYFGSVDSSQNSQKVKGHLSSSEGRHKEMEQSEHFIKYVLQDPQWLLMANTDHKVMMTYQLPSRDIQTVLREDREKLRLLQKSQPRFSEEQKKELIEVHPWIKKGGLPKAIDIKVCSCCDSSSEAAVAEATTAVEDQPDLDISEAEDVVSCQKTSREELSNTVVISSHGSPPSSATDTRG; this is encoded by the exons ATGTCAGAATATTCAGACTCCAAGTCCTACCACTTCCCAGTGCTTGAGGACCAGGATGGAGCCTTAGGGGGCCGAGCATCCACCTCATCTAGCTCCATGCCAAGGGGGGCCTTGGGGTGCAGTTCCATGGCACAGCTGCATCGGATGGGTGCCTACAGCCAAGGTGGACCTGACCTGGGTCTCCCTTCAGAGGGCAGTGACAGCAGTGGCCATGACCCTACACCACACAACCATCGCAAGAACGCCCGCTCCCGATCCCTCCCTGAGGAGGATGTGGAAATGAAGAGCAGCGGGTCCAGCGGGAGTGGCAATGAGAGTCATGGCAATGACAGTCATGGCAACGAGAGCCATGGCCACGAGTCAGTGGGCAGCTCCAATGGCAACAGTAAAGACTCGGCACTACTGGAGTCATCTGAAAGCAACAAGAG CTCGAAGTCCCACAGTCCATCCCCTCCCAGCAGCTCAAATGCCTTCAGTCTGCTGAGCTCAGAACAGGACAACCCTTCAACCAGTGGCTGCAG TAGTCAAGAGTCTGCCAAAGCCAAGACACAGAAGGAGGTGATCAAAACCCTGAAAGAGCTGAAGCTTCACCTGCCTGCTGAGAAGAGACACAATAATAAGTCCACCACACTGAACACCCTCAAGTACGCCCTGCGCTGTGTCAAACAGGTGGAAG CCAATGAGGAGTATTACCAGCTGCTGAGGATCAATGACAGTCAGCCTTCAGGTCTTGATGTCTCTTCTTACACAATAGAAGAAATAGACAACATTACTTCCGAGTACACCCTTAAAAACAAC GACATTTTTGCAGTAGCAGTGTCTCTCATCACTGGAAGAATAGTCTACATTTCAGATCAGGCTGCCTCCATCCTGAACTGCAAAAGAGATGTGTTCAATAACGCCAAGTTTGTGGAGTTCCTGACGCCGCAGGATGTTAGTGTGTTCTACAGCTTCACAACGCCTTACCGCCTGCCCTCCTGGAGCATGTGCACTGGAACAG AGTCGTCCCCGCCTGACTGCATGCAGGAGAAATCTTTTTTCTGTCGTATcag TGGTGGTAAAGAGTGTGAGGGTGACCTGCAGTACTATCCGTTTCGCATGACCCCGTACCTGATGAAGGTCCAAGACACAGTGCATGCTGAAGACCAGTTCTGCTGCCTTCTCCTGGCTGAGAGAGTTCATTCTGGTTATGATG CACCCAGAATTCCAACAGACAAGCGTGTcttcaccaccacacacacaccaagttGTGTGTTCCAGGATGTAGATGAGAG ggcaGTTCCTCTTCTTGGGTACCTCCCCCAGGATCTGATTGGCACACCagtcctcctccacctgcatcCCAATGACCGACCGATCATGCTGGCCATTCACAGAAAGA ttcTTCAATACGCAGGGCAACCATTTGACCACTCGTCCATCCGGTTCTGTGCACGGAACGGAGAATACATCATCCTGGACACCAGTTGGTCCAGTTTCGTCAACCCCTGGAGCCGCAAGGTCTCCTTTGTCATTGGGAGACATAAAGTCCGCAT GGGTCCTGTGAATGAAGATGTTTTCGTGGCCCCGGTTTCTCCTGTGCGTGAGATGAAGACCATGGACTCAGACATTCAGGAGATTACAGAGCAGATCCATCGGCTACTGCTGCAG CCGGTTCATAACAGTGGATCCAGTGGCTACAGCAGTCTGAACAGCAATGACCACCTTCTGGGCATGACCTCCTCTAATGAGAGCCTGAACAACAGCAGTGTGAGCAGGATGcaacaagaggaggaggaagtgaacAGCAAAGCCAGACCT agaaCATTTCAGGAAATCTGCAAAGGGATTCACCTTCAGAAGAGCCAGGAGCAGCAGACAACAAAACCAGACAACAAGAAGAGCAATGGCA CAGAGTCTGTACAGAAGAGCCCAGTGGTGGTGCGACCCAAAGACTCAGCTGCTCCTTTCAGCTGGAGGGAGACTGGGCCTGCTATGGAGGAGAGTAGGGCCTCTATCCAGGAGGAACTGGCCCTTAATGACCAGACCGTTTATTCCTACCAGCAGATCAGCTGTCTGGACAGCGTCATCAG GTACTTGGAGAGCTGTAATGTTCCTATCACCATGAAGAGGAAATGCCAGTCTTTCTCTAACACCACATCCTCTAATTCAGATGAAGATAAACAGAGAGGCTCCAACAGCATGGAGGTTTCAGAGG AACCAGCGTTGTTGAAGGATCAGACTGGTCTCTCCACTTTGGATGATCAGAAAAAAAAGTCCAGTGACACAACCACAGCGGTAGTGGGCACTTCGCTGCCCCTACCAGTACCTAACAAACCAGAAAGTGTGGTATCCATAACCAGCCAATGCAGCTACAGTAGCACCATAGTGCATGTTGGGGACAAGAAACCTCAACCAGAGTCAG AGATCATTGAGGATGCAGCAGgtggaggagaaacagcagaatCCAGCCAAAACCCTGGTGCTCCTTCTTGTGCTGTTTCACCTCCCAGTCAGGAGAGGGAGTCCTACAAGAAACTGGGGTTGACCAAACAGGTTTTGGCAGCCCATACCCAGAAGGAGGAGCAGGCCTTTCTTTGTCGCTTCAAAGAGCTTCGTGGACTCGCAGAACTCAAAGCAAACTGTTCTCAGCACCTGGCGCGCCAGAAAGAACAGATCACCAGTGATG CTGTACCCGTTGCTCGCAAGCAAGGCGGACCAGGAGCAGAGCCCGTCACACGCCGAGGCACGAGAAATAAGAAGATCAAGTCAAAGCGAGCAAAGCAGATTGCGTCCTCAGACAGCACAGTGTCCCATCACAGGCAACAACAGCCGCGGCCTCCTCTTCTAAACCATGGCCTTAACCCAACCTCTTGGTCTCCCTCTGACACTTCCCAGTCCGCTTTTCCAGTAACTTACCCAACCATAATGCCAGGTTACCCCCTACAGATTTACCCCAGAGGTAATTCCATAGCACCCAACACGGATGCCACTTTAACAAACTTTGGGGACAACCAGGCAGCTCATAGCCCTGCCTGCCCCCCATCCATCCACGCTACTCCCTACACCACCCCAATGGTCACCCCTGTTGTGGCTCTTGTGCTGCCCAACTACATGTACCCACCAATGGCCCTGGGGCCTCAACCACCACAACCAGTGTACCAGGCAGAGACTGGGGGATTCCCCACCCAAGCACAGCCTTTTGGTCCAGCTGTCTTTCCAGGCCAGAGCACCTTCACAGCTCTACCTTCCTTTAGCGTTCAAAATCATTTCAACTCTCAGAACCACTTTGCCTCTCAAACAGGCTACCTGactccatcattctgcttcCCTTCATCCTCTGAAACCCCAAAGCCTCCCATGGAGGGTCAGTCTCGCTCCTCAACACCACAGTCCGGAGGCGCTGGAGGTCAAGCGTCCCCACCCTTGTTCCATTCTCGTTGCAGCTCACCCCTTAAcctgctggagctggagctgtcTGTGGACAGGCAAGACAGCACAACACTCTCAGTTGGAGGACAAGGGAATAATACGGCtgaaagggagagaggagcAAGTGGCAACCAGGCCAAGGAGAGGGAGTTGAAGCAG gcaTGTTCAGGTGGTGACGGGAACAACAGTGATGCCAATTCCTCATCCAGTGACATGTTGGACATCATTCTCCATGAGGACTCTTACTCAGGCACTGGCTCAGCCACCTCAGGGTCCATGGGCTCAGGGTCCAATGGCTGTACAACTTCAGCGAGCGGCACGTCCAACAGTGGGACATCTAAGAGCAGGACATCAGCCAGTGATGCCTCAGCTAGTGGGACCTTTGGGAGTGGAACAG gaaGCAACAACAGTAGTAAATACTTTGGCAGCGTGGACTCGTCGCAGAATAGCcagaaggtcaaaggtcacttgAGCAGCAGCGAGGGAAGACACAAGGAGATGGAACAGAGCGAGCACTTCATCAAGTATGTACTGCAGGACCCGCAGTGGCTGCTCATGGCCAACACAGATCACAAGGTCATGATGACCTATCAGCTGCCCTCACG TGACATCCAGACAGTGctcagagaggacagagagaagctgaggctgctgcagaaGAGCCAGCCACGATTCTctgaggagcagaagaaggagCTGATTGAGGTCCACCCCTGGATTAAGAAAGGAGGTCTGCCAAAGGCCATAGATATTAAG GTATGCTCCTGCTGTGACAGCTCCTCAGAGGCAGCAGTAGCAGAAGCCACAACAGCAGTGGAGGATCAGCCAGACCTTGACATCAGTGAGGCAGAGGATGTGGTCAGCTGCCAGAAAACATCCAGAGAAGAGCTTTCAAACACTGTTGTCATCTCCAGCCATGGCTCCCCTCCAAGCTCCGCCACAGACACAAGGGGCTAG
- the per2 gene encoding period circadian protein homolog 2 isoform X2, protein MSEYSDSKSYHFPVLEDQDGALGGRASTSSSSMPRGALGCSSMAQLHRMGAYSQGGPDLGLPSEGSDSSGHDPTPHNHRKNARSRSLPEEDVEMKSSGSSGSGNESHGNDSHGNESHGHESVGSSNGNSKDSALLESSESNKSSKSHSPSPPSSSNAFSLLSSEQDNPSTSGCSSQESAKAKTQKEVIKTLKELKLHLPAEKRHNNKSTTLNTLKYALRCVKQVEANEEYYQLLRINDSQPSGLDVSSYTIEEIDNITSEYTLKNNDIFAVAVSLITGRIVYISDQAASILNCKRDVFNNAKFVEFLTPQDVSVFYSFTTPYRLPSWSMCTGTESSPPDCMQEKSFFCRISGGKECEGDLQYYPFRMTPYLMKVQDTVHAEDQFCCLLLAERVHSGYDAPRIPTDKRVFTTTHTPSCVFQDVDERAVPLLGYLPQDLIGTPVLLHLHPNDRPIMLAIHRKILQYAGQPFDHSSIRFCARNGEYIILDTSWSSFVNPWSRKVSFVIGRHKVRMGPVNEDVFVAPVSPVREMKTMDSDIQEITEQIHRLLLQPVHNSGSSGYSSLNSNDHLLGMTSSNESLNNSSVSRMQQEEEEVNSKARPRTFQEICKGIHLQKSQEQQTTKPDNKKSNGKSVQKSPVVVRPKDSAAPFSWRETGPAMEESRASIQEELALNDQTVYSYQQISCLDSVIRYLESCNVPITMKRKCQSFSNTTSSNSDEDKQRGSNSMEVSEEPALLKDQTGLSTLDDQKKKSSDTTTAVVGTSLPLPVPNKPESVVSITSQCSYSSTIVHVGDKKPQPESEIIEDAAGGGETAESSQNPGAPSCAVSPPSQERESYKKLGLTKQVLAAHTQKEEQAFLCRFKELRGLAELKANCSQHLARQKEQITSDAVPVARKQGGPGAEPVTRRGTRNKKIKSKRAKQIASSDSTVSHHRQQQPRPPLLNHGLNPTSWSPSDTSQSAFPVTYPTIMPGYPLQIYPRGNSIAPNTDATLTNFGDNQAAHSPACPPSIHATPYTTPMVTPVVALVLPNYMYPPMALGPQPPQPVYQAETGGFPTQAQPFGPAVFPGQSTFTALPSFSVQNHFNSQNHFASQTGYLTPSFCFPSSSETPKPPMEGQSRSSTPQSGGAGGQASPPLFHSRCSSPLNLLELELSVDRQDSTTLSVGGQGNNTAERERGASGNQAKERELKQPSLSFLGPPGPLYCEDTSCVCEHLSWEKVCSRLRAYSKEACSGGDGNNSDANSSSSDMLDIILHEDSYSGTGSATSGSMGSGSNGCTTSASGTSNSGTSKSRTSASDASASGTFGSGTGSNNSSKYFGSVDSSQNSQKVKGHLSSSEGRHKEMEQSEHFIKYVLQDPQWLLMANTDHKVMMTYQLPSRDIQTVLREDREKLRLLQKSQPRFSEEQKKELIEVHPWIKKGGLPKAIDIKVCSCCDSSSEAAVAEATTAVEDQPDLDISEAEDVVSCQKTSREELSNTVVISSHGSPPSSATDTRG, encoded by the exons ATGTCAGAATATTCAGACTCCAAGTCCTACCACTTCCCAGTGCTTGAGGACCAGGATGGAGCCTTAGGGGGCCGAGCATCCACCTCATCTAGCTCCATGCCAAGGGGGGCCTTGGGGTGCAGTTCCATGGCACAGCTGCATCGGATGGGTGCCTACAGCCAAGGTGGACCTGACCTGGGTCTCCCTTCAGAGGGCAGTGACAGCAGTGGCCATGACCCTACACCACACAACCATCGCAAGAACGCCCGCTCCCGATCCCTCCCTGAGGAGGATGTGGAAATGAAGAGCAGCGGGTCCAGCGGGAGTGGCAATGAGAGTCATGGCAATGACAGTCATGGCAACGAGAGCCATGGCCACGAGTCAGTGGGCAGCTCCAATGGCAACAGTAAAGACTCGGCACTACTGGAGTCATCTGAAAGCAACAAGAG CTCGAAGTCCCACAGTCCATCCCCTCCCAGCAGCTCAAATGCCTTCAGTCTGCTGAGCTCAGAACAGGACAACCCTTCAACCAGTGGCTGCAG TAGTCAAGAGTCTGCCAAAGCCAAGACACAGAAGGAGGTGATCAAAACCCTGAAAGAGCTGAAGCTTCACCTGCCTGCTGAGAAGAGACACAATAATAAGTCCACCACACTGAACACCCTCAAGTACGCCCTGCGCTGTGTCAAACAGGTGGAAG CCAATGAGGAGTATTACCAGCTGCTGAGGATCAATGACAGTCAGCCTTCAGGTCTTGATGTCTCTTCTTACACAATAGAAGAAATAGACAACATTACTTCCGAGTACACCCTTAAAAACAAC GACATTTTTGCAGTAGCAGTGTCTCTCATCACTGGAAGAATAGTCTACATTTCAGATCAGGCTGCCTCCATCCTGAACTGCAAAAGAGATGTGTTCAATAACGCCAAGTTTGTGGAGTTCCTGACGCCGCAGGATGTTAGTGTGTTCTACAGCTTCACAACGCCTTACCGCCTGCCCTCCTGGAGCATGTGCACTGGAACAG AGTCGTCCCCGCCTGACTGCATGCAGGAGAAATCTTTTTTCTGTCGTATcag TGGTGGTAAAGAGTGTGAGGGTGACCTGCAGTACTATCCGTTTCGCATGACCCCGTACCTGATGAAGGTCCAAGACACAGTGCATGCTGAAGACCAGTTCTGCTGCCTTCTCCTGGCTGAGAGAGTTCATTCTGGTTATGATG CACCCAGAATTCCAACAGACAAGCGTGTcttcaccaccacacacacaccaagttGTGTGTTCCAGGATGTAGATGAGAG ggcaGTTCCTCTTCTTGGGTACCTCCCCCAGGATCTGATTGGCACACCagtcctcctccacctgcatcCCAATGACCGACCGATCATGCTGGCCATTCACAGAAAGA ttcTTCAATACGCAGGGCAACCATTTGACCACTCGTCCATCCGGTTCTGTGCACGGAACGGAGAATACATCATCCTGGACACCAGTTGGTCCAGTTTCGTCAACCCCTGGAGCCGCAAGGTCTCCTTTGTCATTGGGAGACATAAAGTCCGCAT GGGTCCTGTGAATGAAGATGTTTTCGTGGCCCCGGTTTCTCCTGTGCGTGAGATGAAGACCATGGACTCAGACATTCAGGAGATTACAGAGCAGATCCATCGGCTACTGCTGCAG CCGGTTCATAACAGTGGATCCAGTGGCTACAGCAGTCTGAACAGCAATGACCACCTTCTGGGCATGACCTCCTCTAATGAGAGCCTGAACAACAGCAGTGTGAGCAGGATGcaacaagaggaggaggaagtgaacAGCAAAGCCAGACCT agaaCATTTCAGGAAATCTGCAAAGGGATTCACCTTCAGAAGAGCCAGGAGCAGCAGACAACAAAACCAGACAACAAGAAGAGCAATGGCA AGTCTGTACAGAAGAGCCCAGTGGTGGTGCGACCCAAAGACTCAGCTGCTCCTTTCAGCTGGAGGGAGACTGGGCCTGCTATGGAGGAGAGTAGGGCCTCTATCCAGGAGGAACTGGCCCTTAATGACCAGACCGTTTATTCCTACCAGCAGATCAGCTGTCTGGACAGCGTCATCAG GTACTTGGAGAGCTGTAATGTTCCTATCACCATGAAGAGGAAATGCCAGTCTTTCTCTAACACCACATCCTCTAATTCAGATGAAGATAAACAGAGAGGCTCCAACAGCATGGAGGTTTCAGAGG AACCAGCGTTGTTGAAGGATCAGACTGGTCTCTCCACTTTGGATGATCAGAAAAAAAAGTCCAGTGACACAACCACAGCGGTAGTGGGCACTTCGCTGCCCCTACCAGTACCTAACAAACCAGAAAGTGTGGTATCCATAACCAGCCAATGCAGCTACAGTAGCACCATAGTGCATGTTGGGGACAAGAAACCTCAACCAGAGTCAG AGATCATTGAGGATGCAGCAGgtggaggagaaacagcagaatCCAGCCAAAACCCTGGTGCTCCTTCTTGTGCTGTTTCACCTCCCAGTCAGGAGAGGGAGTCCTACAAGAAACTGGGGTTGACCAAACAGGTTTTGGCAGCCCATACCCAGAAGGAGGAGCAGGCCTTTCTTTGTCGCTTCAAAGAGCTTCGTGGACTCGCAGAACTCAAAGCAAACTGTTCTCAGCACCTGGCGCGCCAGAAAGAACAGATCACCAGTGATG CTGTACCCGTTGCTCGCAAGCAAGGCGGACCAGGAGCAGAGCCCGTCACACGCCGAGGCACGAGAAATAAGAAGATCAAGTCAAAGCGAGCAAAGCAGATTGCGTCCTCAGACAGCACAGTGTCCCATCACAGGCAACAACAGCCGCGGCCTCCTCTTCTAAACCATGGCCTTAACCCAACCTCTTGGTCTCCCTCTGACACTTCCCAGTCCGCTTTTCCAGTAACTTACCCAACCATAATGCCAGGTTACCCCCTACAGATTTACCCCAGAGGTAATTCCATAGCACCCAACACGGATGCCACTTTAACAAACTTTGGGGACAACCAGGCAGCTCATAGCCCTGCCTGCCCCCCATCCATCCACGCTACTCCCTACACCACCCCAATGGTCACCCCTGTTGTGGCTCTTGTGCTGCCCAACTACATGTACCCACCAATGGCCCTGGGGCCTCAACCACCACAACCAGTGTACCAGGCAGAGACTGGGGGATTCCCCACCCAAGCACAGCCTTTTGGTCCAGCTGTCTTTCCAGGCCAGAGCACCTTCACAGCTCTACCTTCCTTTAGCGTTCAAAATCATTTCAACTCTCAGAACCACTTTGCCTCTCAAACAGGCTACCTGactccatcattctgcttcCCTTCATCCTCTGAAACCCCAAAGCCTCCCATGGAGGGTCAGTCTCGCTCCTCAACACCACAGTCCGGAGGCGCTGGAGGTCAAGCGTCCCCACCCTTGTTCCATTCTCGTTGCAGCTCACCCCTTAAcctgctggagctggagctgtcTGTGGACAGGCAAGACAGCACAACACTCTCAGTTGGAGGACAAGGGAATAATACGGCtgaaagggagagaggagcAAGTGGCAACCAGGCCAAGGAGAGGGAGTTGAAGCAG CCATCTCTCAGTTTCCTTGGTCCACCTGGACCCTTGTATTGCGAGGACACGTCCTGTGTCTGTGAGCATTTGTCTTGGGAAAAAGTGTGCTCTAGGCTGAGGGCTTACAGCAAAGAG gcaTGTTCAGGTGGTGACGGGAACAACAGTGATGCCAATTCCTCATCCAGTGACATGTTGGACATCATTCTCCATGAGGACTCTTACTCAGGCACTGGCTCAGCCACCTCAGGGTCCATGGGCTCAGGGTCCAATGGCTGTACAACTTCAGCGAGCGGCACGTCCAACAGTGGGACATCTAAGAGCAGGACATCAGCCAGTGATGCCTCAGCTAGTGGGACCTTTGGGAGTGGAACAG gaaGCAACAACAGTAGTAAATACTTTGGCAGCGTGGACTCGTCGCAGAATAGCcagaaggtcaaaggtcacttgAGCAGCAGCGAGGGAAGACACAAGGAGATGGAACAGAGCGAGCACTTCATCAAGTATGTACTGCAGGACCCGCAGTGGCTGCTCATGGCCAACACAGATCACAAGGTCATGATGACCTATCAGCTGCCCTCACG TGACATCCAGACAGTGctcagagaggacagagagaagctgaggctgctgcagaaGAGCCAGCCACGATTCTctgaggagcagaagaaggagCTGATTGAGGTCCACCCCTGGATTAAGAAAGGAGGTCTGCCAAAGGCCATAGATATTAAG GTATGCTCCTGCTGTGACAGCTCCTCAGAGGCAGCAGTAGCAGAAGCCACAACAGCAGTGGAGGATCAGCCAGACCTTGACATCAGTGAGGCAGAGGATGTGGTCAGCTGCCAGAAAACATCCAGAGAAGAGCTTTCAAACACTGTTGTCATCTCCAGCCATGGCTCCCCTCCAAGCTCCGCCACAGACACAAGGGGCTAG